Proteins found in one Pectobacterium atrosepticum genomic segment:
- the pxpB gene encoding 5-oxoprolinase subunit PxpB, with protein MQRARCYLLGERAVVLELEPPMSLESQQRIWGLAERLNHHEEVLEVIPGMNNLTVLLAHPQQVALDAIERLQRWWEESESLVFDPRDIDIPVIYGGEAGPDLAEVAAHSGLTVSQVVEAHAAAQYVVYFLGFQPGFAYLGGLNEKLHMPRRAEPRLRVPEGSVGIGGAQTGIYPLATPGGWQLIGRTSLTLFNPQTMPPTLLRPGDNVRFLPQKEGIC; from the coding sequence TTGCAACGAGCACGGTGTTATCTTCTGGGCGAGAGGGCTGTCGTACTGGAACTGGAACCGCCAATGTCGCTGGAGAGCCAGCAGCGGATATGGGGGCTTGCCGAGCGCCTGAATCACCATGAAGAGGTGCTGGAAGTGATTCCGGGTATGAACAACCTGACGGTGCTGTTGGCGCATCCGCAACAGGTGGCGCTGGATGCGATTGAACGTTTGCAGCGTTGGTGGGAAGAAAGCGAATCGCTGGTGTTTGACCCACGAGATATCGACATCCCTGTCATTTATGGTGGAGAGGCGGGGCCAGATCTGGCAGAAGTTGCCGCTCACAGTGGCCTGACGGTGAGCCAGGTTGTGGAAGCGCATGCGGCTGCACAGTACGTGGTCTATTTTTTGGGCTTCCAACCGGGTTTTGCCTACCTTGGCGGATTAAATGAAAAACTGCATATGCCGCGTCGTGCCGAACCTCGTCTGCGCGTGCCAGAGGGATCGGTCGGGATTGGTGGTGCGCAAACGGGGATCTATCCGCTGGCAACGCCGGGCGGCTGGCAACTGATTGGACGTACATCATTGACGCTGTTCAACCCGCAAACGATGCCGCCAACGCTGTTACGCCCTGGAGATAACGTTCGGTTCCTGCCACAGAAGGAGGGCATATGCTGA
- a CDS encoding biotin-dependent carboxyltransferase family protein: MLKVIHAGLHTSVQDGGRVGFRRLGISQSGALDLPALKMANLLVGNAESAAALEITLGKFTATFTTACWVALTGADCHAELDGKPLWTGWRFAVKPGQTLKMRLPRNGMRSYLALSGGVDVPEALGSRSTDLKAGFGGFDGRLLLDGDELPLGTPTRELTREVGIKQLLFSNRVRALPGPEYQEFSEEMQELFWRTSWQLSPQSNRMGYRLLGAELQRTTSSGNKPRELPSHGLLPGVVQVPHNGHPIVLLADAQTTGGYPRIASVIEADLFHLAQIRLGEPIHFIHCTPAQAQKAADEQRRYLEQLAWRLHDY; encoded by the coding sequence ATGCTGAAAGTTATCCATGCCGGATTGCATACTTCGGTGCAGGACGGCGGTCGCGTCGGCTTTCGCCGTTTGGGAATCAGCCAGTCAGGTGCGCTCGACCTGCCTGCTCTGAAAATGGCTAACCTGCTGGTGGGCAACGCAGAGAGCGCCGCGGCGCTGGAAATTACACTGGGCAAGTTTACTGCAACGTTCACTACGGCCTGCTGGGTGGCGCTTACCGGTGCGGACTGCCATGCCGAACTGGATGGAAAACCACTCTGGACTGGCTGGCGTTTCGCCGTGAAGCCGGGGCAAACGTTGAAAATGCGCCTGCCGCGTAACGGAATGCGCAGCTATTTGGCTCTGTCCGGCGGAGTGGATGTGCCGGAGGCGCTCGGTTCGCGCAGTACCGACTTGAAAGCCGGATTTGGTGGCTTTGACGGACGTTTACTACTGGATGGCGATGAGCTTCCGCTGGGAACGCCGACTCGCGAACTGACGCGAGAAGTCGGGATCAAGCAGCTGTTATTCAGCAATCGCGTGCGGGCATTGCCAGGACCGGAATATCAGGAATTCAGCGAAGAGATGCAGGAGCTGTTCTGGCGAACCTCTTGGCAGTTGAGTCCGCAAAGTAACCGCATGGGATACCGTTTGTTGGGGGCGGAGCTACAGCGCACCACATCGTCAGGCAATAAACCGCGCGAGCTGCCATCACATGGGCTGCTGCCGGGCGTCGTGCAGGTTCCACATAATGGTCACCCTATTGTGCTGCTGGCGGATGCGCAGACTACGGGCGGTTATCCGCGTATTGCGAGCGTGATCGAAGCCGACTTGTTCCATCTGGCACAAATTCGACTTGGTGAACCGATACATTTTATTCACTGTACGCCAGCTCAGGCGCAAAAAGCCGCTGACGAACAGCGGCGTTACCTCGAACAACTGGCGTGGAGGCTGCATGATTATTGA
- the pxpA gene encoding 5-oxoprolinase subunit PxpA, translating to MIIDLNADLGEGGEHDEALLKLVTSVNIACGFHAGDAQTMRQSVRWGIGYGVTLGAHPSFLDRENFGRKAMNVPAEIVFAQMVYQLGALSAIVAVEGGTLSHVKPHGMLYNQAASEPALADAVAKAVKVVNPALRLVGLAGSELIRAGKRLGLETRQEVFADRCYLPDGSLVPRTQAGALINSDELALAQTLEMIQRQRVRAIDGSWVNVQADTVCIHGDGQHALLFARKLRNCFSQHQIAVAAT from the coding sequence ATGATTATTGATCTGAATGCCGATCTGGGCGAGGGCGGCGAGCATGATGAAGCGCTGCTGAAGTTGGTGACGTCTGTCAATATTGCCTGTGGATTTCACGCCGGTGACGCCCAAACCATGCGTCAATCAGTACGTTGGGGAATCGGCTATGGGGTCACGCTTGGTGCACACCCCAGCTTTCTCGATCGTGAAAATTTTGGCCGTAAGGCGATGAATGTGCCTGCGGAAATTGTCTTTGCGCAGATGGTGTATCAGTTGGGGGCGCTCAGCGCGATCGTCGCTGTTGAAGGTGGAACGCTGTCGCACGTTAAGCCCCACGGTATGCTTTACAATCAGGCTGCGAGCGAACCGGCATTGGCTGATGCGGTAGCCAAGGCGGTTAAGGTCGTTAACCCGGCGTTGCGTTTGGTCGGGTTGGCGGGAAGTGAGTTGATTCGCGCCGGAAAACGACTCGGGCTAGAAACACGTCAGGAAGTTTTCGCCGATCGTTGCTATCTGCCAGACGGGTCGCTGGTGCCGCGCACTCAGGCTGGTGCGCTGATTAATAGCGATGAACTGGCGCTGGCGCAGACGCTGGAAATGATTCAACGCCAGCGGGTTAGGGCGATCGACGGTTCCTGGGTTAACGTACAAGCGGATACCGTGTGTATTCACGGTGATGGGCAACACGCGCTGCTGTTTGCCCGCAAGTTGCGTAACTGCTTTAGCCAGCACCAGATAGCAGTTGCTGCGACATAA
- the pcp gene encoding pyroglutamyl-peptidase I, with protein MKTVLITAFEPFEGEAINPSWEAVKDLHQREVGGVRVVACRLSCVFYLSLDQLYRAIAEWQPEVVIAVGQAGGRADISVERVAININDARIADNRGNQPIDTPVVEKGPAAYFSTLPVKALVQALHVAGIPASVSQTAGTFVCNHVMYGLLHQLHQQGDVVRGGFVHIPYSPEQAARHPGEPSMPTPLVTAALEVMIKQLLVQQVDVAITGGALH; from the coding sequence ATGAAAACCGTTTTGATCACGGCGTTTGAACCTTTTGAGGGCGAAGCGATTAATCCTTCATGGGAAGCGGTAAAAGACCTTCATCAGCGGGAAGTTGGCGGCGTGCGAGTAGTGGCTTGCCGTTTATCTTGCGTCTTTTATCTATCACTGGATCAGCTCTATCGTGCGATAGCCGAATGGCAGCCGGAAGTGGTGATCGCGGTGGGGCAGGCGGGCGGCCGTGCCGATATTTCTGTCGAACGCGTGGCGATTAATATTAATGATGCCCGAATTGCGGATAACCGAGGCAACCAGCCGATTGATACGCCCGTGGTGGAAAAGGGGCCAGCGGCGTATTTCTCGACGCTACCGGTGAAAGCGCTGGTTCAGGCATTACATGTGGCGGGAATTCCAGCCTCGGTGTCGCAAACCGCAGGGACGTTTGTCTGCAATCACGTGATGTACGGGCTTTTACACCAGTTGCACCAACAAGGTGATGTGGTCCGCGGTGGTTTTGTTCATATTCCTTATTCACCGGAACAGGCGGCACGACATCCCGGCGAGCCGAGTATGCCAACGCCGTTAGTCACGGCGGCGCTGGAAGTGATGATTAAGCAGTTGCTGGTGCAGCAGGTTGACGTGGCGATTACTGGCGGGGCATTACATTAA
- a CDS encoding endonuclease VIII, with the protein MPEGPEIRRAADKLVEAVVGKTLTRVWFAFPELKPYETELVGQQVRQIETRGKALLTYFSHDRVLYSHNQLYGVWRVVNAGESPETKRDLRIRLETQDRAILLYSASDIEMLTLETLTAHPFLQRIGPDVLDLSLTPEQVCERLLLPRFRRRQFSGLLLDQAFLAGLGNYLRVEILWQAQLAPQHTASQLNEEQLQTLSRALLKIPRLSYNTRGTADENRHHGAIFSFKVFHREGESCERCGGTIERTMLSSRPFYWCPHCQS; encoded by the coding sequence ATGCCGGAAGGGCCGGAAATTCGTCGGGCGGCCGATAAGCTGGTTGAGGCTGTCGTGGGAAAAACGCTGACGCGCGTCTGGTTTGCGTTTCCAGAACTGAAGCCGTACGAAACCGAATTGGTTGGGCAGCAGGTCAGGCAGATCGAAACACGCGGGAAGGCGCTACTGACCTATTTTAGCCACGATCGCGTGTTGTATAGCCACAATCAGCTGTATGGCGTGTGGCGAGTCGTGAATGCTGGTGAGTCGCCGGAAACGAAGCGGGATTTACGCATCCGGCTGGAGACGCAGGATCGCGCTATTCTGCTCTACAGTGCATCGGATATTGAAATGCTGACATTGGAGACGCTCACGGCGCATCCTTTCCTGCAACGTATTGGGCCGGATGTATTGGATCTTTCTCTGACGCCAGAACAGGTGTGTGAGCGTTTGTTATTACCGCGTTTTCGTCGTCGCCAGTTCAGTGGGCTGCTGCTGGATCAGGCTTTTCTTGCTGGGCTGGGGAATTATCTGCGCGTCGAGATTCTGTGGCAGGCACAGCTGGCACCGCAGCATACGGCCTCGCAGTTGAATGAGGAACAGTTGCAAACGCTAAGTCGAGCGTTGCTGAAGATTCCTCGGTTGTCCTACAACACGCGTGGCACCGCGGATGAAAATCGACATCATGGGGCAATTTTTTCGTTCAAGGTTTTCCATCGAGAAGGGGAAAGCTGTGAGCGCTGCGGCGGAACCATTGAAAGAACGATGCTGTCATCACGCCCGTTTTATTGGTGCCCGCACTGCCAGAGCTAG
- a CDS encoding citrate synthase gives MADKKATLTLEGKDPIELNVLSGTLGYDEIDIRPLGSKGYFTFDPGFTSTASCESKITYIDGDEGILLHRGFPIAQLAEKSNYLEVCYILLFGEPPTAEQYETFKTTVTRHTMIHEQITRLFHGFRRDSHPMAVLCGVTGALAAFYHDSLDISIERHREIAAYRLLSKMPTVAAMCYKYSLGQPFVYPKNNLSYAGNFLHMMFSTPCEEYVVNPVLERAMDRILILHADHEQNASTSTVRTAGSSGANPFACIAAGIASLWGPAHGGANEACLRMLEEISSVEHIPAFIERAKDKNDSFRLMGFGHRVYKNHDPRATVMRETCHEVLKELGRKDDLLEVAMELEHIALNDPYFIEKKLYPNVDFYSGIILKAMGIPSSMFTVIFAMARTVGWIAHWSEMHADGIKIARPRQLYTGYDKRDFASNLKHD, from the coding sequence ATGGCTGATAAAAAAGCAACACTTACTCTAGAGGGTAAAGATCCAATTGAGCTAAATGTCCTATCTGGCACATTGGGGTATGATGAGATTGATATTCGTCCCCTCGGTTCTAAAGGTTACTTCACATTTGACCCCGGCTTTACCTCTACCGCATCTTGCGAATCCAAGATTACCTATATCGACGGCGACGAAGGCATCCTGCTGCACCGTGGCTTCCCAATTGCCCAACTGGCTGAAAAATCTAATTATCTTGAAGTTTGTTACATCCTGCTGTTCGGCGAACCCCCGACGGCAGAACAGTATGAAACCTTTAAGACAACCGTTACTCGCCACACGATGATCCATGAGCAGATTACCCGTCTGTTCCACGGTTTCCGTCGTGATTCACATCCAATGGCCGTCTTATGTGGCGTCACCGGTGCACTGGCAGCGTTCTACCACGATTCATTGGACATTAGCATTGAGCGCCACCGCGAAATCGCGGCCTACCGCCTGCTGTCCAAAATGCCAACCGTTGCGGCGATGTGCTACAAATATTCACTGGGCCAGCCGTTTGTTTATCCGAAAAACAACCTGTCCTACGCGGGTAATTTCCTGCATATGATGTTCTCCACTCCTTGTGAAGAATATGTTGTGAATCCGGTGCTAGAACGGGCTATGGACCGTATTCTGATCCTGCATGCCGATCACGAACAAAACGCCTCGACTTCTACCGTGCGTACTGCGGGGTCGTCTGGTGCAAACCCGTTTGCCTGTATCGCCGCGGGGATCGCCTCGCTGTGGGGACCGGCGCACGGCGGCGCGAACGAAGCCTGTCTGCGTATGCTGGAAGAAATCAGCAGCGTGGAACACATCCCGGCGTTTATCGAGCGTGCAAAAGACAAGAACGACTCCTTCCGCCTGATGGGCTTCGGTCACCGTGTGTACAAAAACCACGATCCGCGCGCCACAGTCATGCGTGAAACCTGCCATGAAGTGCTGAAAGAGCTAGGCAGAAAAGATGATCTGCTGGAAGTGGCGATGGAGCTAGAACATATCGCGCTAAACGATCCGTACTTCATTGAGAAGAAACTGTACCCGAACGTGGACTTCTACTCAGGTATCATCCTGAAAGCGATGGGGATTCCGTCTTCCATGTTTACCGTCATCTTCGCGATGGCGCGTACCGTGGGCTGGATTGCGCACTGGAGCGAAATGCACGCCGACGGCATCAAAATTGCCCGTCCACGTCAGCTGTACACCGGCTACGACAAACGTGACTTTGCGTCCAATCTGAAACACGATTAA
- a CDS encoding succinate dehydrogenase cytochrome b556 subunit — protein MGKSVKKQRPVNLELQTIQFPVTAIASILHRVSGVITFVAVGILLWLLGTSLSSEEGFLRAAEIMDSFIVKFIVWGILVALAYHIVGGIRHLLMDFGYIEEDLAAGKRSANLSFIITVVLSILAGVLVW, from the coding sequence GTGGGCAAATCCGTGAAAAAACAAAGACCTGTCAATCTGGAATTGCAGACGATCCAGTTTCCCGTTACTGCGATAGCATCTATTCTTCACCGCGTCTCTGGCGTTATCACCTTTGTCGCTGTCGGTATTTTACTGTGGCTGTTAGGCACCTCTCTTTCTTCCGAGGAAGGGTTCCTGCGCGCTGCGGAAATTATGGATAGCTTCATCGTCAAGTTTATCGTCTGGGGCATCCTCGTTGCGTTGGCTTATCACATTGTTGGTGGTATACGTCACCTATTGATGGATTTTGGCTATATAGAAGAAGACCTTGCCGCAGGTAAGCGTTCTGCAAATCTCTCATTTATTATTACTGTCGTGCTTTCAATTCTGGCTGGAGTCCTCGTATGGTAA
- a CDS encoding succinate dehydrogenase membrane anchor subunit, giving the protein MVSNASALGRNGVHDWLLIRASAIVIVLYVIYLIGFIATAGDITYEIWRGFFAMALTKVFTLLTLFSILVHAWIGMWQVLTDYIKPLALRLTLQLAIVIALLVYVIYGTIVVWGA; this is encoded by the coding sequence ATGGTAAGCAATGCTTCTGCGTTAGGACGCAATGGCGTACACGATTGGTTACTGATTCGCGCTTCCGCCATCGTCATTGTTCTATATGTAATTTATCTCATTGGCTTTATTGCTACGGCTGGCGACATCACTTATGAAATCTGGCGTGGTTTCTTCGCGATGGCTCTCACCAAAGTATTCACACTGCTAACCTTATTTTCCATTCTGGTTCATGCCTGGATAGGGATGTGGCAAGTGCTGACCGACTACATTAAACCGCTGGCCTTACGCCTGACTTTACAGTTGGCGATTGTTATAGCGCTGTTGGTGTACGTCATTTATGGAACTATTGTGGTGTGGGGTGCGTGA
- a CDS encoding succinate dehydrogenase flavoprotein subunit, with translation MNLPVREFDAVVVGAGGAGMRAALQISQMGLSCALLSKVFPTRSHTVSAQGGITVALGNTHEDNWEWHMYDTVKGSDYIGDQDAIEYMCKTGPEAILELEHMGLPFSRLDDGSIYQRPFGGQSKNFGGEQAARTAAAADRTGHALLHTLYQQNLKNNTTIFSEWYALDLVKNQDGAVVGCTAICIETGEVVYFKAKATVLATGGAGRIYQSTTNAHINTGDGVGMALRAGVPLQDMEMWQFHPTGIAGAGVLVTEGCRGEGGYLLNKHGERFMERYAPNAKDLAGRDVVARSIMIEIREGRGCEGPWGPHAKLKLDHLGKDVLESRLPGILELSRTFAHVDPVKEPIPVIPTCHYMMGGIPTKVSGQALTVNEKGEDVVIPGLFAVGEIACVSVHGANRLGGNSLLDLVVFGRSAGIHLRESLEEQGESRDASESDIEASLDRMNRWNNTRSGEDPVEIRKALQSCMQNNFSVFREGDAMAKGLEELKVIRERLKDARLDDTSSEFNTQRIECLELDNLMETAYATAVSANFRTESRGAHSRFDYPERDDENWLCHSLYLPQTDSMTRREVNMQPKLRAAFPPKIRTY, from the coding sequence ATGAATTTGCCAGTCAGAGAATTTGATGCAGTGGTTGTTGGTGCGGGTGGTGCAGGAATGCGCGCCGCGCTGCAAATCTCCCAAATGGGCCTGTCCTGTGCCCTGTTATCCAAAGTGTTCCCAACCCGTTCCCATACTGTGTCCGCGCAGGGCGGTATTACCGTTGCGCTGGGTAACACCCATGAAGATAACTGGGAATGGCACATGTATGACACCGTAAAAGGGTCGGATTACATTGGCGATCAGGACGCGATTGAATATATGTGTAAAACCGGCCCGGAAGCGATTCTGGAACTGGAACACATGGGATTACCGTTCTCCCGTCTGGATGATGGCAGTATTTATCAGCGTCCGTTCGGCGGCCAATCCAAGAACTTTGGCGGTGAGCAGGCCGCACGTACCGCAGCTGCCGCTGACCGTACCGGCCATGCGCTGCTGCACACGCTGTATCAGCAGAACCTGAAAAATAACACCACTATCTTCTCCGAATGGTATGCCCTCGATCTGGTGAAAAATCAGGATGGTGCTGTTGTCGGCTGTACGGCGATCTGTATCGAAACCGGTGAAGTGGTCTATTTCAAAGCGAAGGCGACCGTGCTGGCAACCGGTGGCGCGGGCCGTATCTACCAGTCCACCACCAATGCGCACATTAATACTGGCGACGGCGTAGGTATGGCGTTGCGTGCCGGTGTTCCGTTGCAGGACATGGAAATGTGGCAGTTCCACCCAACCGGCATTGCTGGTGCGGGTGTGCTGGTAACCGAAGGCTGCCGTGGTGAAGGTGGCTATTTGCTGAATAAGCACGGTGAGCGTTTCATGGAACGCTACGCGCCAAATGCGAAAGATCTGGCGGGTCGTGACGTTGTTGCCCGTTCTATTATGATCGAAATTCGTGAAGGCCGCGGCTGTGAAGGTCCGTGGGGACCGCACGCCAAGCTGAAGCTTGACCATCTGGGTAAAGACGTTCTGGAATCTCGCCTGCCGGGTATTTTGGAACTGTCCCGTACATTTGCTCACGTCGATCCAGTGAAAGAGCCGATTCCTGTTATTCCAACCTGCCACTATATGATGGGCGGTATTCCGACCAAAGTAAGCGGTCAGGCGTTGACGGTGAATGAGAAAGGCGAGGATGTGGTGATTCCAGGGTTGTTTGCCGTGGGTGAAATTGCCTGCGTATCGGTCCATGGTGCTAACCGTCTGGGCGGTAACTCGCTGCTCGACCTAGTGGTATTCGGCCGCTCGGCGGGTATCCATCTGCGAGAGTCGTTGGAAGAGCAGGGCGAAAGTCGTGATGCCAGCGAATCTGATATTGAAGCGTCACTCGACCGCATGAATCGTTGGAACAATACGCGTTCCGGTGAAGATCCGGTTGAAATCCGCAAGGCGCTGCAATCCTGTATGCAGAATAACTTCTCGGTATTCCGTGAAGGCGATGCGATGGCCAAAGGGCTGGAAGAGCTGAAAGTGATCCGTGAGCGCCTGAAAGACGCGCGTTTGGATGATACATCAAGCGAGTTCAACACCCAGCGCATTGAGTGTCTGGAACTGGATAACCTGATGGAAACCGCTTACGCAACGGCGGTTTCGGCTAACTTCCGTACTGAAAGCCGTGGTGCCCATAGCCGCTTTGATTACCCAGAACGTGACGATGAGAATTGGCTGTGCCATTCGTTGTATCTGCCGCAAACCGACAGCATGACTCGCCGTGAGGTGAACATGCAGCCTAAATTGCGTGCGGCGTTCCCGCCGAAAATACGTACTTATTAA
- a CDS encoding succinate dehydrogenase iron-sulfur subunit has protein sequence MKVEFSIYRYNPDVDDAPRMQDYQLEAEEGRDMMLLDALMLLKEQDPTLSFRRSCREGVCGSDGVNMNGKNGLACITPVSALRRGNSKIVIRPLPGLPVVRDLVVDMGQFYAQYEKIKPYLLNNGKNPPAREHLQSPEQRAKLDGLYECIMCACCSTSCPSFWWNPDKFVGPAGLLAAYRFLIDSRDTETTPRLDDLDDAFSVFRCHGIMNCVSVCPKGLNPTKAIGHIKSMLLHRSA, from the coding sequence ATGAAAGTCGAATTTTCTATTTATCGTTATAACCCGGATGTTGATGATGCTCCGCGGATGCAGGATTACCAACTGGAGGCGGAAGAAGGCCGCGACATGATGCTGCTGGATGCGCTGATGTTGCTGAAAGAGCAGGATCCGACGCTCTCATTCCGTCGTTCCTGTCGCGAAGGCGTCTGTGGTTCCGACGGCGTTAACATGAACGGCAAAAACGGGCTGGCCTGTATTACGCCAGTTTCCGCGTTACGGCGCGGAAACAGCAAAATTGTTATCCGTCCTTTACCGGGATTACCGGTTGTACGTGATTTGGTAGTGGACATGGGACAGTTCTATGCTCAATATGAGAAAATAAAGCCTTACCTGTTGAATAATGGGAAAAATCCGCCAGCGCGTGAACATCTGCAATCGCCTGAACAACGTGCCAAGCTGGATGGATTGTATGAGTGCATTATGTGTGCCTGCTGCTCAACGTCTTGCCCATCGTTCTGGTGGAACCCAGACAAATTTGTTGGGCCTGCTGGGTTATTGGCCGCGTACCGTTTCCTGATTGACAGTCGTGATACGGAAACTACGCCACGACTTGACGATCTGGACGATGCGTTCAGCGTCTTCCGCTGCCACGGCATCATGAACTGCGTTAGCGTTTGTCCGAAAGGGTTGAACCCGACCAAGGCTATTGGTCATATTAAATCGATGTTGCTGCACCGCAGCGCGTAA